CGTACTACTCGCTCAAGCAGCCGATCGCGTCGCGCGAGATCCTTGGTATCGTGCTGATCGTGGTCGGCGTGGCGCTACTGGTGGGCGTCTAAGGAGGGTGGTTCACTGCCCAGAGCGGCGCGCGCCTTAGCTCGACCTGCATAGGCAGGCGTCATGTTCGGGTCGAGCCGAATTGCGTCGTTGAAGTCCCTCATTGATTGGTCGTAGCGCTGTATCTGCAAATGCGCATCGGCGCGATTGGCGTAGGCCAGGGCGTCATCAGGCGCGAGTCTGATAGCCTCATCGTAGTCTGCGATCGCCCTGTCGAACTCTTTGATTGACCTGTACACGACGCCGCGAGCTACGAACGCCTCGGGCTGCCTTGGATTGGAGGCGATGGCTTCGCTATAGCCGGCGATCGCCCGTTCAGTATTGCCCATAAAGTAGTGGTGGTGTGCGCGGCAAATCAAAGAAGGGTATTTTTCTGTATCTAGACGAACGGATTCCTCAAGATCGGATATTGCTCGAGGCATGTCACCTAGCTCCTGGTAGGCAACTGCCCGGTTGCAATATGCGAGCGATTTATTCGCGGGTGCTACGTCAGGTGAATCTATAAGGCTGTTACAAGATTCGATGCGTCGATCAAGTGTCGTGGATTTCTTCCCGGAGCACCACAGCCATTCTTGCGACGGTGCCTGGGCATGGCCCGCGGCGCCAATCACGCAGACGCTAACGATAGCATAGATCGATTTCCTGCTCAGACCGACCAGCAAAGCCCCCTCCGTTGCGGCTATTCAACTGTAGCGCGAAGAGTGAGGCAAGCGAAACGTTCAGGTCAGTTGGAAGTCG
This genomic stretch from Bradyrhizobium sp. CCGB12 harbors:
- a CDS encoding tetratricopeptide repeat protein, whose amino-acid sequence is MLVGLSRKSIYAIVSVCVIGAAGHAQAPSQEWLWCSGKKSTTLDRRIESCNSLIDSPDVAPANKSLAYCNRAVAYQELGDMPRAISDLEESVRLDTEKYPSLICRAHHHYFMGNTERAIAGYSEAIASNPRQPEAFVARGVVYRSIKEFDRAIADYDEAIRLAPDDALAYANRADAHLQIQRYDQSMRDFNDAIRLDPNMTPAYAGRAKARAALGSEPPSLDAHQ